The bacterium DNA window TGATTTTCGCTTTTAATTTTAACCCCCTCCTTTGCCTCTAATGCCTGATGTAAGCCTTCGGAAAACCTCCTTCCTGGCATAATCCTTCCCGTAAATTCATCAATAATTAAAACCTCTCCATCCTTTACCATATAATCAACATCCCTTTTAAACAGGGTATGTGCCCGCAGAGCCTGGTTGATATGATGGATAAGGTCGATATTCTTTGGGTCATAAAGGTTTTCTCTCTTTAAAAGCCTTTCAGCCTTTCTTACCCCATCCTCGGTTAAGACAGAGGTATGCATCTTCTCGTCAACCTGATAGTCTATGTCCTTTTTAAGATAAGGAATTGTTTGATTTATCTTGTAATACTTATCCGTTGATTCCTCAGAAGGACCTGAGATGATCAAAGGTGTCCTTGCCTCATCAATCAATATTGAATCAACCTCATCCACAATGGCATAGAAATGACCCCTTTGCACCTTAAGCGATAGGTCAGGAACCATATTGTCCCTTAAATAATCAAAGCCAAATTCAGAGTTTGTTCCATAGGTAATATCACATTGATAGATTGTCTTTCTTTGCTTAGGGTTCATATCGTGCTGGAGATAGCCAACGGAAAGACCCATAAATTCATATATTGGACCCATCCACTTTGCATCCCTTTTTGCCAGATAGTCATTTACCGTAACAATATGGACACCCTTTCCCAGCAAGGCATTAAGATAAACCGGCATTGTGGCAACCAGGGTCTTTCCCTCTCCTGTCTTCATCTCGGCAATCTTTCCCTGATGTAAGACAATCCCTCCCATAAGCTGGACATCAAATGGCCGCATATTTATTGTCCTTTTTCCCGCCTCCCTCACTAAAGCAAATGCCTCAGGAAGAAGATCATCCAATGTTTCACCTTTTGCAATTCTTTCCTTAAATTCCTCGGTTTTTTCCTTGAATTTTATCTCAGGATATTTTGCTACATCTTCCTCATAAGCATTTATCTCATTAACAATGGGAAGAAGGCGATTGATATCCCTCTTTTCCTTTGTGCCAAAGATTAAAGAAAGCAATTTTCCTAACATTGGTATTTCATCATTTCAAAATCTCTATTTGGCTTTGATCATTTAAAATTATCTCCGGTTTTCCCTTGTATTCTTTAATGTAGCCGGAGACACGAACCCTCTTTTTATAGTAGTAATTTTCTGGATTCGCGGGGAAAGAGGAAAAGGCTCTCGCAAAGATAACTGCCGTAAAGTAACGCTTGTAATCTGGGTGAAAGTTAAGGAAGCATGCCTTTCCTGAATTATGTGTGGCGACAATTCTACCTTCTACCCTTGCATACTCACCATAGTGCTTCTCAGCATCCTGCCAAGAAATCACCGGGATGCCTCCCTTTTGTCTTTTTTTAGGAAAAGATCTATCTCCTTGTTCACCCTTTGAAGGCAAAGGAGCACCTCGTTGGTCAACGAACCATACTTTGGCCAAGTAGATCACCAAAACAGCCGCTACCACTGTAACTGTAAGCCTAATAAGAAACTTTTTAAGATCTGGATTGTGTTTCCTCATTCTTTCCTCCTTAGAGAATAAATTTTCCCTTTCTCTTCAAAAGGATATTTTTGCAGAAGTTCCTTAAGAATTTCATCTAATCTTTTGCGTCCTTCCAGATTAAGTGATTCATATCTCTTTACCAGGTTAGCAATTCTGCCATCCTTGAGGGAGAGGTGCCATAAACCATATTGATGTTTCTGCGCTTCCGCTTCTAAGGCAATAAATTCAGCTTGACGCCGGAAGGGAAACCTAAGATAAGCATACGCATACCCTCGGTAGATCATCTCAGCGTTTGCAAGGCGGCCGTCCACAAAAACATAGGCCAGAAGCCTTCCATATTGGTCTCTAAGATTATTGGGTTCGTATTCCAAAGTACACTCAAATCCTTCTGCAAACCCCTTCAAAAATTGCCTTGCTTCTTCGCCGAACCTTTGTACAGGAATTTCTGGGTGGTGTATTTCGGGAGCATCTACCCCTATCAAACGAACTGTCTCGCCATTGTCCAGTAATATTGTGTCGCCATCGAGAACACGCCTCACGCGAAATGGACCTTTTAAAGGCAGAGACTGGACTTGGACTACCATAGATGGCGATTTTTCCCTCTCCATCCCTCTATGGAGGATGAACATTCCTAAAATGACAACTGCCGTGACCACTACCACTCCTATTAAGAATCGATCACCTACGAATCCGAATCGCATCTTTAAGACTTTAAAAAAGTTTTACCCAAGGTTTTTCCTAATATGAAGTTTGGCAACATCCATAACATTAGACCTTCAAGCTATTTAACCGCTTCAATAAAAGCATCTTTGGTGTGGTAACTGAAGAAAATATCAAATTCTGAAAGTAATCTTTCAAATCCAATTACTAATGGTACATTATCACCTGGAGCAAGATAAGCCTTTATTCCTATTGTTTCTGTAGCATACTCTGGATCAATCAAGCGTAATTCAATTGTGGCAACCCTAACAGACATAGCACATTCCTTTTTAGGAATTACACCCCGTAATTCTGTTTCACCTATAACCTTATTAATGCATTTCCTCCATATCTTGTGCGGAATAAGAGAAATTGGAGCACCTGTATCTACAATAGCAGATTCAGGGCTACTCCATCCTTGAGAAGTCCTAAACTGGATGACTGCTAAAAGCCTAATACCTTTATGCAACTCTATTCCACTTTTGGTATCAATAACAGGTTCTGTAGAAAAGAAGAGCCGAATTCTTTTATTCATAGTATTCTCGCTTGTCCTTCTATAAAAAGCGTAACAGGTGGTCTACCTATTTCTCTGGATATAGATTCTTCTCTTTCATCGGTTAAATCTTCTCCAAAAGCTACTACTTTTTTATCTGCAATTGCTACCCACATCTCTGCGTATTTTTCCCTAAGATCAGCATAGTGCTCTAATGCCCATTTATGATCTTCCCAAAAGTCGGATGCTAAACGCTCCTCTTGCTGTAATTTATGTATTTTAGGTATCATATTTATTCACCTCCAAACTTTTTTATTATCTCTCTTGTGCCTATTTATATATTGTTCCATCCCTTTTTATAATACCCTACAAATAAACATTTTGTCAATATTTGGGTTGACTAAATCCTCAAGATGGGTAGGTTTCAAAAACCTTTGACAAAATAAGGAAAGGAATGATAAAATTTATATAATGAGGGGGATTATTCTGGCAAAGGAAAAAAGTCAAAGGCTCTCCTTAAATAAGGCATTTATTGAAATTGAAGGGGAATTTCTCATTGAAAGGATAATAAAAACAATAAAGCCATATTGTAAGGATATTT harbors:
- a CDS encoding thermonuclease family protein gives rise to the protein MVTAVVILGMFILHRGMEREKSPSMVVQVQSLPLKGPFRVRRVLDGDTILLDNGETVRLIGVDAPEIHHPEIPVQRFGEEARQFLKGFAEGFECTLEYEPNNLRDQYGRLLAYVFVDGRLANAEMIYRGYAYAYLRFPFRRQAEFIALEAEAQKHQYGLWHLSLKDGRIANLVKRYESLNLEGRKRLDEILKELLQKYPFEEKGKIYSLRRKE
- a CDS encoding DUF5678 domain-containing protein, which produces MIPKIHKLQQEERLASDFWEDHKWALEHYADLREKYAEMWVAIADKKVVAFGEDLTDEREESISREIGRPPVTLFIEGQARIL